The sequence GCGGCACCGGCTCACTCTATGCGCTGGGGCTCAACTATTCGATGACCGGCGTGTTCTACAACAAGGCTCTGGGCGAGCAGCTGGGCATGACCGAGCCGCCGCAGTCCCTCGCCGAGCTCGATGCGCTGCTGGCCAAGGCGAAGGAAGCCGGGATCCAGCCGATCATGCAGTGGAACAAGGGCACTGCCGGACTCGCCTTCCCGCTGCAAAACCTGATGGGCGCCTATGGCCCGCCCGAGCCGATCAACGACTGGATTTTCCAGAAGGACGGCGCCACCATCAACACGCCGGAAAACCTTGAAGCTGCCGAACATCTGGATGGCTGGATCAAGGCGGGCTACTTCCCATCCGATGCCAATGCCATCGACTATGCCCAGATGATGAGCCGCTTCATCGGTGGCGAGGGCCTGTTCATGTTCAATGGCGACTGGGAGTCGGGCAATCTGGACACCAATGCCGCCGGCAAGTTCGGCTTCTTCATCATGCCGAGCGAGGAAGCCGGTGGACGCCATGCGACCATGTCGGCTCCACTGACCTTCGGCATCGCCGCCAATGCTGCCCATGCCGACTGCGCCGCCTTCTTCCTCGACTGGGTTGCGACCAACGAGGAAGCCCGCAAGATCAACGTTGCGGTGGGTGGTTCCAACCCCGGCGGCCCGACCGATCTGCCCATGCCAGCCGTGACGCCCGGCTCGGTCACCGAAGCTTCGCTCGCGGCGGGTGCGACGCTGGCCCAGGACAATGGCGCGATGGACTTCATTGCCAATGCGACAGGAGCCATCTTCGCCGCGGGATGGACGCCCGAACTGCAGAAGATGATCGGTGGCCAGCAGACGGCTGCAGGTCTTCTCGAAGCCGTGCAGAAGGAATACGAGACCCAGCTGGCGCGATAGCCTTCTATCCCCGGGGCGGAATGAACCATGACTGAAATCTCTTCATCCGCCCCCCGCGTCTCCGACACGACCAGGCGGCTCCCCCTGTTACAGGGGAGCCGCCTCACGGCCTGGCTGTTCATCGCCCCCGCAGCGCTGGCCTATTCGGCCTTCGTGCTCGTCCCGCTGGGGATGAGCCTCTACTATTCCTTCCTGCGCTGGGATGGCATCGGCAAGGCCCGGTTTCATGGCCTCACCAACTACATCACCGTGCTGACCGATGCCGATCTGCTGCAGATCATCGGCAATGCCTTTCAGCTCGTGCTCTACTTCACCGTGATTCCCGTGGGACTGGGCCTCGCCGTCGCCTCCGTCATCCGCGGCCAGATGGCTGGGCGGTTCGGCACGGCGACCCGTACGATCCTGTTCCTGCCCCAGGTGATCCCGCTCGTCGCGGCCGGCATAGCCTGGAGCTGGATGTTCGCGTCCACCGGCCTGGTAAACCAGACCCTCAAGGCGATCGGCCTGTCGAGCTGGACGCGCGGCTGGCTGGGCGACTTCGTCTGGGCACTCCCGGCGGTTGGCATCATCGGCGCCTGGGTGTTGCTGGGCCTCTGCACCATGCTGCTGGTGACCGGCATCACCAAGATCGACCCCACGCTTTACGAAGCCGCGCGCCTCGATGGCGCAAACCCATGGCAGGAATTCCGCCATGTCACCCTGCCAGGCCTCCGCCAAGAGATCGGCGTTTGCATCACGGTCACGGTCATCGCGGCGCTGGCCAGCTTCGATATCGTCTATATCTCCACGCAGGGCGGACCGGGCATCACCACCACCGTGCCGGGGCTCGAAATCTATCGCCTCGCCTTTGCGCATCGGCAGGTGGGGCTCGCCTCGGCGCTGGCGATCGTCCTGATGGTGCTGGTGTTGATCACGATCGCCCCGGTGCAGTGGTTCACGCGAGACAAGAAATGACGACCACGGCACCCAATACGGTGGTCGCCCGCGGCCTCATCGTGCTGTTGATGCTAATGACGCTGTTGCCATTCCTCAGCATGCTTTCGGCGGCGCTGGCGCCGCAGGGCAGCTATCCCAATGGCCTGCAATGGCCGTCCGATCCACAATGGGGCAACTTCGCCAAGGCGTTTGAAGTGGCCAGGATGGATCAACTGCTGCTGTCCAGTACATTGATCGTGCTGGGTGTCGTGCCGGTGGCGGTGCTCATCGCCACCATGGCCGGCTATGGGCTCGCCAAGCTCACGACCCAGAAATACAAGTGGCTCTACCTCGTCTTCGTTTTCGGCCTGACGCTGCCTTTCGAAGCGGTCATCACACCCCTCTACTACGAAGTGCGGGCCCTGGGCCTACTCAACACCCGCTTCGCCATCATCCTGCCGCTGATCGGGCTCTACATGCCCTTCGGCGTCTATTGGATGCGGGCCCATTTCCTCAACGTGCCACAAGACCTCAGCGAAGCGGCGCAGCTGGACGGGGCGAGCCGGTGGCAGGAATTCCTGTTCGTTCAGGTGCCGCTGGCGCGGCCGGCCATCATGTCGCTGACCATCCTTCTGTTCCTGTGGACCTGGAACCAGTTCCTGCTGCCGGTGGTGCTGGTGCAGGACCCGATGCAGCGCACCATGGCCGGTGCGCTGGGAGCCTTCCAGGGGCAGTGGGGAACGGATATCCCACTGCTCTGTGCGGGTTCGTTGCTGATCCTGACGCCGACTGTCGTGCTCTTTCTTGCCTTCCAGCGCCAGTTCGTCGCTGCCCTCATGCAGGGTGCGGTCAAAGGGTAGCCCTTCCCGCCAGACCTCGCGGTCTTGCTTGTCTGTTCCGCACGTGCTTTCTCGCGCCGGCCAACAAACATTGGAGCCGTCAGTGGCTTGGGAAGCTCTCGCGCAATGGGGTGAGGACGCGGTTCGGATCGAGCCGCTGTCCGGCGGCGTCGCCAATGATGTGTGGCGCCTGCGGGTCGGCGGCCGGATCGCCGTCGGACGTCTGGGCACCCGGAGCGATGCCGATCTTGCCTGGGAAACCGGGCTTATGCAGCATCTGGACCGTGCCGGCATGGCCGTACCCGTGCCGATACCGACGCTGGATGGCCGGCTCTTCGCCGATGGCTTGGTGGTGATGACCTATGTCAAGGGCACCGCGCCCCAGACGGAGGCGGATTGGCGACGGGTCGCCGAGACGCTGCGCCAGTTGCACCGCCTGACCGCCGGCTGGCCCCAACGGCCGGGCTGGCAATCCTCGATCGACTTGCTGCAGGCCAGAACCGGCACGCGCATCAACCTGGATGCCATGCCCGAGGAGGCGGTTGCCCGATGCCGGGCCGCTTGGTCCCGCCTCGTCGGGCGGACGGTGTCAGTCGTTCACGGCGACCCCAATCCGCGTAATATTCGCGTCACCGACGAGCGGGTCGGTCTGATCGATTGGGACGAGTCCCATGTCGATGTTTCCGATCTCGACCTCAATCTGCCGCACAATGCTGCCGGCTACGATCCCATCACTCAGGACGTGGTTTCGCAGGCCTCCGCCGCATGGGAAGCTGCCGTATGCTGGAACGACGATCACTCCATCCAGCAACTCGCCTTGGTGAGGCCGGTCGAGGACAAAATCACCTAGAGCCGGCAACAAAATACTGGCGAAATTTGGAACGTGTATTCCGCGTTGACAGTTCACGGAACCTGTGTTTCACCATGCCAGACTAGTTGTCTGCCGCCACTTTCGGAGAATTGCTATGACTGTTCGCTTCGGCCTGCTCGGCGCCGGCCGCATCGGCAAGGTGCATGCCAAGGCCATCACGTCGAGCCCCAAGGCCAAGCTGGTAGCGGTGGCCGACGCCGTCGAGAAGGCAGCCAGCGATCTGGCCGGCCAATATGGCTGTGACATCCGCACGATCGAGCAGATCCTCGCATCGGACGATATAGACGCCGTCGTCATCTGCACGCCGACCGATACGCATGCCGACCTGATCGAGCAGTTTTCGCGCGCCGGCAAGGCGATCTTCTGCGAGAAGCCTGTTGATCTCGACGTCGAGCGCGTCAAGGCTTGCCTCAAGGTGGTGGATGCCGAAGACGCGACGCTGATGGTGGGCTTCAACCGGCGCTTCGACCCGCATTTCATGGCCGTGCGAGACGTGATCGCCAGGGGCGAGATCGGCACGGTGGAGATGGTGACAATCGTTTCGCGCGACCCCGGCGCGCCGCCGGTGGATTACATCAAGCGCTCGGGCGGCATTTTCCGCGACATGACCATCCACGACTTCGACATGGCCCGGTTCCTGCTCGGTGAAGAGATCGACACCGTCACGGCCCAGGCCTCGGTGCTGGTCGACAAGGCAATCGGGGAGGCAGGGGACTTCGACAGCGTTTCGGTGATGCTGTCGACGGCATCTGGCAAGCATGCGACGATCTCGAACTCGCGCCGCGCCACCTATGGCTATGACCAGCGCATCGAGGTGCACGGCTCCAAGGGCGCCGTGGCGGCCGAGAACCAGCGCCCGGTCTCGATCGAAGTCGCCAATGCCGCCGGCTATACGCGTCCGCCGCTGCATGACTTCTTCATGACCCGCTATACCGAGGCTTATGCGCGCGAAATCAGCAGCTTCATCGACGCTGTTGAATCGAAATCTCCGGCATCCCCGAGCGGCCTGGACGGGCTGATTGCGCTGGCCATGGCCGACGCGGCGCTGAAATCGGTGAAGGAAGGCCGGGCGGTGAAGCTGAGCGAAGTCACCGGCGCGCTGGCGGATAAAAGCGTGTTCCAGGGGCGCTGAGCCCGTTCAACTCACCGGCCGTCACCCTCGGGCTTGACCCGAGGGCTCTTCACTTACTGGCGCTTCCACAAAAGCGGTGTCACCCCGGCGAAGGCCGGGTCCATCCCGAGATGGCCGAACCTGCCATGGACGCGGGATGACCTCAGGATGGATCCCGGCTCAAGGCCGGGATGACATCGTGGTTGGGGATGTCGACGGTGAAAACTACTTCAGCAGCCACTCATGCTCGGGCGCATTGTGGAACTTCCACACCCGCTTCGGCCCAGCCATGACGTTGAGATAATAGAGGTCATACCCTGCCGTCGTCGCCACCGGGTGATAGCCCTTGGGCACCAGCGTCACGTCGCCGTCCTCCACCGCCATCGCCTCGTCGAGGCTCCGGTCATCGGTATAGACGCGCTGGAAGGCGAAGCCCTGCGGCGGGTTCATGCGGTGATAATAGGTCTCTTCGAGAAAGCTCTCGTGCGGCAGGTTGTCCTGGTCGTGCCTGTGCGGCGGATAGGACGAGGTGTTGCCCTGAGGCGTGATGACCTCGACCACGAGCAGCGAATGGGCCGCGCCATCGTCCTCGGGCATGATGTTGTAGACGTGGCGGACATTGGTGCCCCTGCCGCGGCTGATGCGCGGATGGGTGCCGGGAGGAATGACCTTGGCGGGGTAATTGCCGCCGCCGGGGGCAGCGCAGACGGCCAGCTCGAGCGCGGTTGTGGCATCCACTACCCATTCACTGCCTGCAGGCACATAGACGGCCCAAGGCGCGCCCTCGAACGGGCTCATGCGCTCGCCGAGTTCGCCGAAATCGACGCCGTCGACGGCGATGCGGGCCTTGCCGCTGACCAGCACCAGGCACAGCTCCTGGCTGCCCGAATTGCCGCCAGTGACGGTGCCCGCCTCGAGCTTGTGCAGCGCGAAGCCGACATAGGTCCAGCCGGCCGAGGCCGGGGTTATCTCATGGACGAGGCCCGTCTTCGCCTGCGGGCGGCGGAGTAGGGGGGATTTGCTCATCGGGCGTTTCCTTGGGGAAGGCATAGAAGAAATTGTAGAGCGAATAGGCCAGCGCTGCGCCGACCAGCACGCCCCAGAAGGGCTCACGGTTCCACAGCCATTCCCAGGCGCACCACACAGCGAGGAAGCCCGTGACGGCGACGCGCCGCCACAGGGGTCGAAACCAATTGAGGTCACTGCTCTTGAGGGCCAAACCGCTATCCTCCGAATTGTCGTTCCGAGGCTTCTACGGGAAAGCCTAGCGGTTGGGAAAGCCCTGCGTTTCGACGGTGTAGCCGGCAGCGGTCATGACGCGCATGAGCTCGGCGTGGCCGACCTGGGCCATGCGCAGCGGCGGATTGGGCTTGGGGTCCTGCTCGGCCTCGACGACGAACCAGCCCTCATAGCCGTAATCGGCGAATTTCTGCACGATGGCGCCGAAATCGAGCGAGCCGTCGCCGGGGACGGTGAAGGCGCCCAGCGCCACGGCATCGAGGAAGCTCTGCCTGGTCCGATCGAGCTTGTTGATGACGTCCATGCGCACATCCTTGACGTGGACATGGTTGATGCGGGCGTGGTGGTTGTCGATGGCGCGCAGCACATTGCCGCCGGCAAAGGCCAGGTGGCCGGCATCGAGCAGCAGTGGAATACCTTCGCCGGAGTTCGCCATGAAGGCATCCAGTTCGGCCTCGGTCTCGACCACCGCGGCCATATGGTGGTGGTAGCTCAGCGGCATGCCCTGCTCGGCGCACCATTCGCCGAACTGGGTGACCTTGCGGGCATAGGCCTTCATCTCTTCGCCGGAGAGTTTCGGCTTATGCGCCAGCGGGATATCCCGTTTGCCCTGGATGGAGCGGCCGACTTCGCCATAGACGATGCATGGTGCGTTGACAGCCTTGAACAGCTCGATCATCGGCTGGATGCGGGCCTGGTTGGTGGCGAGGTCCTCGTCGACCAGCGTGCCGGAGAACCAGCCGCCGCACAGCGTCACATCGGCGGCCTTGAGAATGGGCAGCATGACATCGGGATCGTCTGGAAAGCGGCGGCCCTTTTCCATGCCGGTGAAACCAGCGGAACGCGACTGGCGCAGGCACTCTTCGAGGGACACGTCGTCGCTGAGTTCCACGAGGTCATCGTTCCACCATGCGATGGGGGACATGCCGAGTTTGGCTTTCAATTGGGTACTCCAGGTCTTTGCCCCGAGGGCCAGTTTATTTCGCGATGTCATCCCGGCAAAGGCCGGGATCCAAGTCCGTATCTAGGTCACTGCGGCGGCGTGTGCGGCCAAGTCCGGACATGGAAGCCGGCCTTCGGCGGAATGACCCGTGGTTGGGGCGACTTACCCCGCCCGCTGTGCCTTCAAGGCCTTTACATAGGCCTCGCGGGCGGCGTTGACTTGCGGGCGATCCGAAACCTCCGGCACCGCGACATCCCACCAATGGCCACCAGCATCGGTGGCAATGAGGGGGTCGGTGTCGATGACGATCACCGTCGTGCGGTCGGCGCTTTCGGTTTCGTGCAAAGCGGTTTCGAGCTCTGCGATCGAACTCACCTTGCGCGCAACGGCGCCCATCGAGGCGGCGTGGGCGGCAAAATCGATTCCCGGAAGAGTGACATGGTGGGTGTCCTTCAACAGGTTGTTGAAGTTGGCGCCGCCGGTGGCCATTTGCAGCCGGTTGATGCAGCCGAAGCCGGAATTGTCAAGCAGCACGATGGTGAGCTTGGCGCCCAGCATGATCGAACTGACGATTTCCGAATTCATCATCATGTAGCTGCCGTCGCCGACCATGACGACGACATCGTCATCGGGGCGTGCCAGCTTGACGCCAAGGCCGCCAGCGATCTCGTAACCCATGGTCGAGAAGCCGTATTCCATGTGGTAGCTGCCGGGGCCGCCGGCCTTCCACAGCTTGTGCAACTCGCCCGGCAGGCCGCCCGAGGCGCAGACCAGCGTGGCATTTTCCCGCGCGCGCTGCACGGCGCCGATCACTTGAGCATCAGACGGCAATTCGGCATTGGTTGAGGCGGTCACCTTGTCAGCCGCGACGAGCCACTCGTCCTTGTCCGCCTTCGCCTTCTCCGTCCAGGCGGGGTCGGCCTGCCATCCGGTAAGCGCCTGGTTGAGGGCATCGAGGCCCACCTTGGCGTCGGCGACCAGGGGCAGGGCCTGATGCTTGTGCGCATCGAACGGCTGTGTATTAAGGCCGATGATTTTGAGGTCGTCGTTCTTGAACAGCGCCCAGGAGCCCGTGGTGAAATCCTGCAGGCGGCTGCCAACGGCGAGGACCACGTCGGCTTCCTCGGCCAGCACGTTGGACGCCGACGACCCGGTGACGCCGACCGAGCCCATATTGAGCGGATGGTCATGCGGCAGGCTGGATTTGCCGGCCTGGGTCTCCATGACCGGGATGCCATAGCGCTCGGCGAAGTTACGCAGGGCGCTGGTGGCCTGCGAATAGAGCACGCCGCCGCCCGCGATGATGACGGGCTTGCTGGCCTGCAGCAGAGCCGCGGCAGCCGTGGCGAATTCGTCGCCATCGGGCATGACGCGGCGGAAGTTCCAGACCTTCTCGGCAAAGAAGCTCTCCGGATAATCGTAGGCTTCGGCCTGTACGTCCTGGCAGAGGCTGAGGGTGACCGGACCGCATTCGGCGGGGTCGGTCAGCACGGCCATGGCGCGGCGCAAGGCCGGGATGATCTGCTCGGGACGGGTGATGCGGTCGAAATAACGGCTGACGGGCTTGAAGGCATCGTTGACCGTGGTGGTGCCGTCGCCAAAATCCTCGGCCTGTTGCAGCACTGGGTCGGGGAGGCGGTTGGCAAACACGTCGCCGGGCAGGAACAACACCGGCAAGCGGTTCACATGGGCCAGGCCCGCCGCAGTGACCATGTTGAGTGCGCCCGGGCCAATGGAGGTGGTGCAGGCCATGAAGCGGCGGCGGAAACTGGCCTTGGCATAGGCGATGGCGGCATGGGCCATGCCCTGCTCATTCTGGCCGCGATAGGTCGGCAGCGTGTCGCGCACGCCGTAGAGCGCCTCGCCGACACCGGCGACATTGCCATGGCCGAAAATGGCGAAGACGCCGCCAAAGATCGGCACGATCTCGCCGTCGATTTCAGTCTTCTGCATGGTCAGGAACCGGGCCACGGCCTGGGCCATGGTGAGGCGGATGGTGGATTGGCTCATGGCGTCGTTTCCTCAAAGTCGTTGAGCCATCGGCTCCATCTTTCCCCTCCCCCTTGTGGGAGGGAAGCGAGATAGGACTTAGCGAGAGCCAAGTCCGTTGCAACTGCAGTAGTCTAAGCCGCCTGGCTCTTGCCAAGCCGTTCCCAGATTTCTACCAGGGCGCCGAACCGACGCGCCATGTCGTCGATGGCCGCATCGTCGCTGATCGTGCCGGCCAGCCATCTCTTGGCGGCATCGGCGAAAATGGTGCGACCCACGGCAAAGCCCTTGACCGTGCGCGCGGTGCGCGCGGCGGCAAAGCCGGCCTCAAGCACGTCCTGCGGCGCTTCGAGGCCGAGCAGGACCACGCCGCGGCAATAGGGGTCGTTGGTTTCGATGACCCGGTCCACGGCAGCCCAGGCGGCTGGACTGGCCTGGGGTTCGAGCTTCCACCAGTCGGGCTTGATGCCCGCGTCATAGAGTTCGGTCAGGGCGCGACTGATGGTGTTGTCATCGAGCGTGCCGTGCTTGCCGGCGATGATCTCGACCAGCAGGTCCCGGCCCACCTTGCGGGCCGCCTCATAGGCCGAGCGCAGCTTGTCGATCTGCACGCGTTTGAGGTCGGCAGCATCGTCCGGATGATAGAAGCACAGCACCTTGATGCAGTGGTCGACCGGCCAGTCGATCAGCCGCGAGCCCAGGTCCTGGCTGAACTCGAATTGCAGCGGGCGCGAGCCGGGCAGCTCGATCGGCTTGCCGATCCAGAAATCCTTGAGCGCGCCGGCGGCAAACAACGCGTCGCGGCCATATTTGTCATCGAGCAGCATGCCGAAGCCGGGCCGGCCATTGGCCACGCGCGCGGCGGCCGTGACGGCAAGCGCCTTGAAGGCCGGGATGCGCGCCAGCAGCTTTTCGTCGCCATTGGCCAGGTCTTCGAGCTGGCTGCGGTGATCGATGGCCAAAGCGGTGAGGCTGGGGATTTCGCGGCGACGATTGGTGGCCCAATGAATGTGGTTGAGCTCGGCATCCTTGCGCAAGGCGCGCTCCCTGCTGCCATGGGCCAGGAAATGGCTCAATTCTTCCCAGCTCGGATATTCCGGGGCGCAGAGCAGGCGCGAGACGGCGAAGGCGCCGCAGGCATTGGCCCAGGTGGCACTGGTGGCGTGGGGTTCGCCGCGCAGCCAGCCGCGTAGCCAGCCGCTCATGAAGGCGTCGCCGGCGCCGAGCACGTTATAGACCTCGATGGGGAAGCCCTTGCCGACAATACCATGTTCAAGGTCATCCGGAATGGCCCCATCGTAGACGATGCAGCCCATGGGGCCGCGCTTCAGGACGATCGTGGCGGAGGACAGGCTGCGGATCGTCCTGAGCGCGGAGAGCAGGTCGGCCTGGCCGGAGGCGATCAGCACCTCCTCTTCCGTGCCGACGATGAGATCGCAATCGGGCAGGATGGACTTGTATTTCTCCGAAACGACATCGGAGGCGACGTAGCGCGAAAAGCCCGCCTCGTGGCCGGCCAGGCCCCACAGATTGGGGCGGTAGTCGATGTCGAAGGCGACGCGCGCTCCATGGGCCTTGGCCAAACGTATGGCCTTCTTTTGCGCGGCTTCGCTGTTGGGGCGCGAGAAATGGGTGCCGGTGACGACGATGGCCCGGGCGCTGGCGATCTGGGCTTCGTCGATGTTGCTTTCGTCGAGCGCCATGTCGGCGCAGTCGGTGCGATAGAAGATCATGGGCGAAACGCCCTCGGCCTCCACCGACAGCAGCACCAGCGCGGTCAGCCGGTTGGGATCGGTGGCGACGCCCGAGGTGTCGACGCCTTCGCGGTCGAGCTGCTCGCGGATGAACCGGCCCATCTGCTCGTGGCCGACGCGGGTGATCAGCGCCGACTTGAGCCCCAGCCGGGCCGTCCCGACGGCGATATTGGC comes from Devosia oryziradicis and encodes:
- a CDS encoding ABC transporter substrate-binding protein, translated to MRAHSRHAFRIALALSAAATAGTALAAPSCGTDPVVLNSYFETGFPLPTKLAEEFTRQFPNVTFDIKEDQFANMMENSPRILSEGNGPDLIRLPSLTDLVANDLLLNLDNYFTEFGWDKFPAGQLVQLRVEPGGRPRGTGSLYALGLNYSMTGVFYNKALGEQLGMTEPPQSLAELDALLAKAKEAGIQPIMQWNKGTAGLAFPLQNLMGAYGPPEPINDWIFQKDGATINTPENLEAAEHLDGWIKAGYFPSDANAIDYAQMMSRFIGGEGLFMFNGDWESGNLDTNAAGKFGFFIMPSEEAGGRHATMSAPLTFGIAANAAHADCAAFFLDWVATNEEARKINVAVGGSNPGGPTDLPMPAVTPGSVTEASLAAGATLAQDNGAMDFIANATGAIFAAGWTPELQKMIGGQQTAAGLLEAVQKEYETQLAR
- a CDS encoding carbohydrate ABC transporter permease, which gives rise to MTEISSSAPRVSDTTRRLPLLQGSRLTAWLFIAPAALAYSAFVLVPLGMSLYYSFLRWDGIGKARFHGLTNYITVLTDADLLQIIGNAFQLVLYFTVIPVGLGLAVASVIRGQMAGRFGTATRTILFLPQVIPLVAAGIAWSWMFASTGLVNQTLKAIGLSSWTRGWLGDFVWALPAVGIIGAWVLLGLCTMLLVTGITKIDPTLYEAARLDGANPWQEFRHVTLPGLRQEIGVCITVTVIAALASFDIVYISTQGGPGITTTVPGLEIYRLAFAHRQVGLASALAIVLMVLVLITIAPVQWFTRDKK
- a CDS encoding carbohydrate ABC transporter permease is translated as MTTTAPNTVVARGLIVLLMLMTLLPFLSMLSAALAPQGSYPNGLQWPSDPQWGNFAKAFEVARMDQLLLSSTLIVLGVVPVAVLIATMAGYGLAKLTTQKYKWLYLVFVFGLTLPFEAVITPLYYEVRALGLLNTRFAIILPLIGLYMPFGVYWMRAHFLNVPQDLSEAAQLDGASRWQEFLFVQVPLARPAIMSLTILLFLWTWNQFLLPVVLVQDPMQRTMAGALGAFQGQWGTDIPLLCAGSLLILTPTVVLFLAFQRQFVAALMQGAVKG
- a CDS encoding phosphotransferase enzyme family protein — translated: MAWEALAQWGEDAVRIEPLSGGVANDVWRLRVGGRIAVGRLGTRSDADLAWETGLMQHLDRAGMAVPVPIPTLDGRLFADGLVVMTYVKGTAPQTEADWRRVAETLRQLHRLTAGWPQRPGWQSSIDLLQARTGTRINLDAMPEEAVARCRAAWSRLVGRTVSVVHGDPNPRNIRVTDERVGLIDWDESHVDVSDLDLNLPHNAAGYDPITQDVVSQASAAWEAAVCWNDDHSIQQLALVRPVEDKIT
- the iolG gene encoding inositol 2-dehydrogenase, giving the protein MTVRFGLLGAGRIGKVHAKAITSSPKAKLVAVADAVEKAASDLAGQYGCDIRTIEQILASDDIDAVVICTPTDTHADLIEQFSRAGKAIFCEKPVDLDVERVKACLKVVDAEDATLMVGFNRRFDPHFMAVRDVIARGEIGTVEMVTIVSRDPGAPPVDYIKRSGGIFRDMTIHDFDMARFLLGEEIDTVTAQASVLVDKAIGEAGDFDSVSVMLSTASGKHATISNSRRATYGYDQRIEVHGSKGAVAAENQRPVSIEVANAAGYTRPPLHDFFMTRYTEAYAREISSFIDAVESKSPASPSGLDGLIALAMADAALKSVKEGRAVKLSEVTGALADKSVFQGR
- the iolB gene encoding 5-deoxy-glucuronate isomerase, with protein sequence MSKSPLLRRPQAKTGLVHEITPASAGWTYVGFALHKLEAGTVTGGNSGSQELCLVLVSGKARIAVDGVDFGELGERMSPFEGAPWAVYVPAGSEWVVDATTALELAVCAAPGGGNYPAKVIPPGTHPRISRGRGTNVRHVYNIMPEDDGAAHSLLVVEVITPQGNTSSYPPHRHDQDNLPHESFLEETYYHRMNPPQGFAFQRVYTDDRSLDEAMAVEDGDVTLVPKGYHPVATTAGYDLYYLNVMAGPKRVWKFHNAPEHEWLLK
- the iolE gene encoding myo-inosose-2 dehydratase, producing MKAKLGMSPIAWWNDDLVELSDDVSLEECLRQSRSAGFTGMEKGRRFPDDPDVMLPILKAADVTLCGGWFSGTLVDEDLATNQARIQPMIELFKAVNAPCIVYGEVGRSIQGKRDIPLAHKPKLSGEEMKAYARKVTQFGEWCAEQGMPLSYHHHMAAVVETEAELDAFMANSGEGIPLLLDAGHLAFAGGNVLRAIDNHHARINHVHVKDVRMDVINKLDRTRQSFLDAVALGAFTVPGDGSLDFGAIVQKFADYGYEGWFVVEAEQDPKPNPPLRMAQVGHAELMRVMTAAGYTVETQGFPNR
- the iolD gene encoding 3D-(3,5/4)-trihydroxycyclohexane-1,2-dione acylhydrolase (decyclizing), with the translated sequence MSQSTIRLTMAQAVARFLTMQKTEIDGEIVPIFGGVFAIFGHGNVAGVGEALYGVRDTLPTYRGQNEQGMAHAAIAYAKASFRRRFMACTTSIGPGALNMVTAAGLAHVNRLPVLFLPGDVFANRLPDPVLQQAEDFGDGTTTVNDAFKPVSRYFDRITRPEQIIPALRRAMAVLTDPAECGPVTLSLCQDVQAEAYDYPESFFAEKVWNFRRVMPDGDEFATAAAALLQASKPVIIAGGGVLYSQATSALRNFAERYGIPVMETQAGKSSLPHDHPLNMGSVGVTGSSASNVLAEEADVVLAVGSRLQDFTTGSWALFKNDDLKIIGLNTQPFDAHKHQALPLVADAKVGLDALNQALTGWQADPAWTEKAKADKDEWLVAADKVTASTNAELPSDAQVIGAVQRARENATLVCASGGLPGELHKLWKAGGPGSYHMEYGFSTMGYEIAGGLGVKLARPDDDVVVMVGDGSYMMMNSEIVSSIMLGAKLTIVLLDNSGFGCINRLQMATGGANFNNLLKDTHHVTLPGIDFAAHAASMGAVARKVSSIAELETALHETESADRTTVIVIDTDPLIATDAGGHWWDVAVPEVSDRPQVNAAREAYVKALKAQRAG
- a CDS encoding bifunctional 5-dehydro-2-deoxygluconokinase/5-dehydro-2-deoxyphosphogluconate aldolase, producing the protein MSNAHPDDGTKTLDVVTIGRASVDLYGQQIGTRLEDIGSFAKSVGGCPANIAVGTARLGLKSALITRVGHEQMGRFIREQLDREGVDTSGVATDPNRLTALVLLSVEAEGVSPMIFYRTDCADMALDESNIDEAQIASARAIVVTGTHFSRPNSEAAQKKAIRLAKAHGARVAFDIDYRPNLWGLAGHEAGFSRYVASDVVSEKYKSILPDCDLIVGTEEEVLIASGQADLLSALRTIRSLSSATIVLKRGPMGCIVYDGAIPDDLEHGIVGKGFPIEVYNVLGAGDAFMSGWLRGWLRGEPHATSATWANACGAFAVSRLLCAPEYPSWEELSHFLAHGSRERALRKDAELNHIHWATNRRREIPSLTALAIDHRSQLEDLANGDEKLLARIPAFKALAVTAAARVANGRPGFGMLLDDKYGRDALFAAGALKDFWIGKPIELPGSRPLQFEFSQDLGSRLIDWPVDHCIKVLCFYHPDDAADLKRVQIDKLRSAYEAARKVGRDLLVEIIAGKHGTLDDNTISRALTELYDAGIKPDWWKLEPQASPAAWAAVDRVIETNDPYCRGVVLLGLEAPQDVLEAGFAAARTARTVKGFAVGRTIFADAAKRWLAGTISDDAAIDDMARRFGALVEIWERLGKSQAA